One Synergistaceae bacterium genomic window carries:
- a CDS encoding PTS-dependent dihydroxyacetone kinase phosphotransferase subunit DhaM: MVGIVIVSHSWKIAEGVCDLANEMAGGNPGIIAAGGLEDGSIGTDAQLIADAIKDADQGDGVAILADIGSAIMSAETAIELLEDEGENIHAEIADAPLIEGAVCAAVEAAGGATLDSVLTAAEESRNASKL, translated from the coding sequence ATGGTAGGAATTGTAATTGTCTCTCACAGCTGGAAAATTGCCGAAGGTGTATGCGATCTTGCTAACGAAATGGCCGGAGGGAATCCCGGAATTATAGCAGCGGGAGGACTCGAAGACGGCTCAATCGGGACGGACGCTCAATTAATAGCAGACGCAATAAAAGACGCTGATCAGGGCGACGGGGTTGCAATCTTGGCCGATATCGGCAGCGCGATAATGAGTGCAGAGACAGCTATAGAATTATTAGAGGACGAGGGCGAAAATATACACGCAGAAATTGCCGACGCTCCATTAATAGAAGGTGCAGTGTGTGCGGCAGTTGAGGCAGCAGGAGGCGCGACTCTTGATTCTGTGTTGACAGCAGCAGAAGAATCACGTAACGCCTCAAAGTTATAA
- the dhaL gene encoding dihydroxyacetone kinase subunit L: MNINIYDCLAEIGNRIIANKDFLTELDREIGDSDHGINMARGFEAVKGKFSPTPENNDIGAALKTTGMTLLSKVGGASGPLYGTAYMEAGKILAGKHELTPEDFKLAFSAAIAGIQKRGKAVRGEKTMLDALIPAYETYCEKIDSGENFITALDSACKSANDGVEFTKTIIATKGRASYLGERSIGHQDPGATSAAITLEAIRDSLKTRRIIYHGRNCNCLSQLENCRRCMRSC; encoded by the coding sequence TCTCACTGAACTAGACCGCGAAATAGGAGACTCAGATCACGGCATAAACATGGCTCGCGGGTTTGAGGCCGTCAAAGGAAAATTTTCTCCCACTCCTGAAAATAACGACATAGGAGCAGCACTCAAGACAACAGGAATGACTCTTTTATCCAAAGTAGGCGGAGCGTCAGGGCCTTTATACGGGACTGCTTACATGGAAGCGGGCAAAATTTTAGCGGGTAAACACGAACTCACGCCTGAAGATTTCAAATTAGCATTCTCGGCAGCAATCGCGGGAATTCAAAAACGGGGGAAGGCTGTCAGGGGCGAAAAAACTATGTTAGACGCTTTAATACCTGCTTATGAGACTTACTGCGAAAAAATAGACTCGGGCGAAAATTTTATCACAGCTCTTGACTCAGCCTGCAAATCTGCTAATGACGGAGTAGAATTCACGAAAACTATTATTGCTACAAAGGGGCGCGCAAGTTATCTCGGTGAAAGAAGTATAGGCCATCAAGACCCGGGCGCAACTAGTGCCGCAATTACTCTTGAAGCAATTAGAGACTCGCTCAAAACAAGGAGAATAATTTATCATGGTAGGAATTGTAATTGTCTCTCACAGCTGGAAAATTGCCGAAGGTGTATGCGATCTTGCTAA